The following DNA comes from Verrucomicrobiota bacterium JB022.
GTTGGCGCCGCCCGCCGGGGCAAAGCTCTGGAACACGTCGGAGTAGACGAGGCCGTGGTAGGAGTTGTCGGGCGTGGTGAAGCCGGGGAAGCGACCGCTGGCCGCCCAGTCGAAATTGCCGCCGTCGACCACGATGCCGCCGATGCTGGTGCCGTGACCGCCAAGGAACTTCGTGAGGCTATGGACGACGACGTTTGCGCCGTGCTCGATCGGACGGCAGAGCGCGGGGCTGAGGGCGGTGTTGTCGATGATCAGCGGGATGCCGAATTCGCGCCCGATGGCGGCGACTTCCTCAAACGGGAAGATCGTGAGGCTCGGGTTGCCGATGGACTCGCCGAAGTAGGCCTTGGTGTTGTCCTTGGTCGCCTCGCGGAACGCATCCGGGTCGTTGCCGTCGACAAACGACACCTCGATGCCGAGCTTGGGCAGCGTGTAGTGGAAGAGGTTGTAGGTGCCGCCGTAGAGCTGCGAGACGGAGACGATGTGGTCGCCCGCGCCCGCGACGTTGAGGATGGCATTGGTCACCGCCGCGCTGCCCGAAGCGTGGGCGAGGCCGCCCGTGCCGCCTTCGAGGGCCGCAACGCGCTGCTCGAGCACGTCGCTCGTCGGGTTCATGATGCGGGTGTAAATGTTGCCCAGCTCCTTGAGTGCGAAGAGGTTGGCCGCATGCTCGGTGTCGCGGAACACGTAGCTCGTCGTCTGGTAGATTGGCACGGCGCGGGAACCGGTGGCAGGGTCGGGCTTTTGACCGGCGTGCAGGGCCTTGGTGCCGAGGCCGGAGGGGATGGGCTTCATCGTCATACGTCCAATAGGGTGGGGTTGTTCGTTTCGGAAAGCGCCGAAGGTAAAGCGCTTGCCGGTGTCTTGGCAATCGGTAAGCGCGTGCCTTTACAAGCGGCAGCCGTCATCGGTGTCGATCGGCACTTCGCAGTTGGGCCGCGCGACAACGCCCGCGTAAGGCTCGCTCGCAAATGGCTCCTGCGCCCGCTCGCCCGCCAGGTGGGCGTCGCAGATCGCGAAAAAGTCGTCTACCTCCCGCGCACGCCGCATCTCCTTGAGGAACGCGCCGTCGGGGTCCACTCCCGTGCCGACGAAGTTGAGCAGCTTCTTCATCTTGTTCAGGCGGTTGCGGTCGGGCACGTCCGGCTTGGTTGTGGCGATCCAAAGCCGCTCGATGTAGTCGCGCACGTCGCCCAGCCGGGGCTCAAAAATCGGCTGCCCGGCAAAATGCTCGCGGATCTGCCGGAAAATCCAGGGGTTGCGGATCGCGCCGCGGCCGATCATCGCGCCTTCGCAACGCGTCTCGCGCAGTACCTCCTCGCAGTGCGTGGCCGATTGCACGTTGCCGTTGGCAAACATCGGGCAGTCGACGCGCTCGCGGGCGTAGCGGATCCAGTCGTAGTGCACCTCGCTGCGATAGAGCTCCTTGACCGTGCGCCCGTGCAGGCTCAGCAGGTCGACGCGGTTTTCGTTGACCAGCTCCAGTACGCGGTCGAGGTGGCGGGTATCTTCAAAGCCGATGCGCGTCTTGACCGTGAAGAGGCCGGGCGAGGCGTCGCGCATCACCGCAAAGATCTCCGCGATGTCGTCGGGGTTGCGCAACAGGCCGCCGCCCACGTTCTTGCGGTAGACCTTGGGGGCCGGGCAGCCCATGTTGAGGTCGATGCCCGCGATGGGGTGCTTCAGCAGCTCCTCGATCGTGCGGCGCAGGTGCACCAGGTCGTGCCCGATCAACTGCGCGAAAACCGGTCGCCCCGTCGTCTGTTCGGTGATCGACTCCAGGATGTGCTTGTCCAGCCGCGACGTTTCGTGCACGCGGAAATACTCGGTAAAGAAGTAGTCGGGCGGGCCATAGTGGCCGATTACCTGCATAAAGGGCAGGTCGGTCACATCTTGCATCGGCGCCAGGGCGGTCCATGGCTGGCCGGGCACAATCGGGTCTGGAAGCGGTTTCGGCACGGTTCAGAAAGGAAACGTCGATCTTTCCGCCAAGACGCCGGTGACGCCAAGCGAAAAACCCGCCAATCGCTTCGGGCAGGCTACTCCTGCTCTTTCAGGATGCGCTCCAGCAGCTCCGTCATGTCTTCCTCGGAGTCGACGACGCGGCGGGCGGCCAGGATCGGTTTGTTCTCGTGCAGGGCTAGTGCGATGGCGTCGCTCGGGCGCGCGTCGATCTCCACGATCTTGGAGCCCAGCTCGTTGTCCATCTTCAGGATCATGCGGGCGTAAAAGGTGCGTTCCACCACGTCGTTGATCACCACGCGGGTCAGCTCCACACCGAGGCCGACGAGGATGTTGGCCATCAGGTCGTGCGTCATCGGCCGCTCGCGCGAGACCTGGTTGACGATGTCGGAGATGGCGCGCCCGATCATGGTATCGACGTAGATGATAAACGTCTTCTCCTCCGGCCCCAGAAAAATGGCACAGCCATTGGAGGTGGGCATAACCCCCTTGATCGAGACACGGACCACATCCTTGTTCATACCCCCACTATACGCATTCCTCCGCCCCACGCGCAAGCCCGGCGGGCGGGTTAGGCTGACGGAAGGGCAGGGGTGAGTTAAACTGGTCTGGCGTCCAGGTTCTCAAGGCAATTTGGCCGCAGATGAACGCGGATTTTCGCTGATAGAAGAATCTTTGAAAGTCGGTGTCTGCCGATGGTGACGTTGCGGCAGCCGACGGGCAAAGAATCACCATATTCCTTCTTCATCCGCGTAAATCCGCGTCCATCTGCGGCTGAAAAACCAACTCTTACCCCTCCACCTTCGCCCAGAAGTCGCGGAAGACTTGCGGCACAGGGTCTTCGAAGGTGACTTTTTGGCCGGTAGCCGGGTCGGTGAAGCTAAGCTCTACCGCGTGGAGGAACATGCGGGGCGGCACGATCTCGCGGGGCAGGGCCGTCTCGCCATAGACGGGGTCGCCGACAATGCGGGTGCCGGTCTCGGAAAGGTGGATGCGGATCTGGTGGGTGCGGCCCGTTTCGAGGTGGCAGACGACCTGGCAGAGGCGCTGGCCGAAGACGGTGGCCTGCACGTGGGTGATGGCGTGCTGCGTGGGCCCCGGGTTCTTGCGGCGGTGGGGGAAGACTTTGTTGACGCTGGAGCGCTTGCCGTCGCCCCGGTCGGCCACGAGGTCGGTCTCGATCGTGCCGCTGAGCGCACGGCCTTCGACGATGGCGTGGTAGACGCGCTGGGCGGCGTGGCTCTGGAACTGTTGCTGCAGCACCTGCTTGCCACGGATGGAGGTGGCGAAGACGCAGAGGCCGCTCGTCTCCTTGTCGAGCCGGTGGACCCAGCCGAGATAGGGGCGGCCTTGTTGCTGGCGCTTCTTCTCGACCCAGCGACGCACGCGCGATTCCAGCGTGTCGCGTTCGTTCTCGTAGGGCACCGTCATCAGGCCCTCAGGCTTGCGCACCACCACGTAATCGGAGGTAAAAGCGAGCACGTCGGCATCCGTCAGCACGGCGGTGCGGTCGGCGCGGGGTGTGTTGGGGCGGTATTCCAGCTGGCCCTCGATCACCATGCGGGCGATGTCGGTCTCTGGCTGGCCGTCGAGCCAGATCTTGCCGGTGGAGATGGCGGCGCGCGTCTGGTTCCAGCTGCCTTGCAGCCATTCACGAACCAGGGCATCGAGGCGGATCGGTTCCGCCCGCTTGAAGACGTGGCGGTCGTCCGGCATGGCTGCTTACTCCTTGGGGGCCGGGTTGGGGCGGATCGGGCGGGCCTGCACCTGCAGGCGGGAAGAGACGGCTTCGAGGCCGACCTTTTCGGCGATCGAGCGCGCGTACCATTCGAGGAAGGGCGCGTCGATCTCGTAAATCTTGTCGTTCTCGAGGTCGACGACCTGGGCGCGCTCCACCTGCTTGCCTTGGCTGGCGAGGTAAAACTTGTAGTCTTTGCCCACGTCGATTTCGCGCACGAGGTTGCTCTCCGTCAGGATGGGCAGCGTGCGGTAGACGGTGGCGCGGGAGACCGAGCGGTCGATGGCGCGGGCCTGGTCCAGCAGTTCCTCGGCGGTAAAGTGCTGAGGGTTGCGGTAGGCGGCTTCGAAGATCGCCATGCGCTGGTTGGTGACCCGCAAGCCTTTGCGCCCGAGAAACTCGCGAAAGGTCTCGCGCGCGGCGTCCATGTCGGTCGGGTTGTGGTCTGCGGGTTGGGCCATTCCGTATTTATTGAGACATCTGTAACAAAAACGTCCAGCCCTTTGACTCGCAAGAACGAAATTTTCCGCCGGGGCCTTGTTTGCAGAAAATCTCGGTGCGGGCTCGCTTGCTGCCACGAGTCCCCTATAGTGGGGTTACATCCGTTATGCGACGAGCGTCACTTGTGTCTTCTCTTGGCCGCCTCGGGGCCGTGTTTTTGGCCGCCTCCCCGCTGCTGGCGGCTCCTCAGTCTCCCTACGCCTCCGATGCGGCCGACTGGCCGCAGGAAGCGAGCGACCTGCAACCGGCGGCCGACGTCGTCTATGGCCAGCTCGACAACGGGCTGCGCTACGCGATCGTGCCGCACCAGGAGCCCCCGGGTCGCCTGAGCCTGCGCTTGCTGGTGGAGTCGGGCAGCCTGATGGAGACCGACGCGCAGCAGGGCATTGCCCACTTTCTGGAGCACATGGCCTTCAACGGCTCCAAAAACATCGAGCCGGGCAAGCTGGTCGAGATTTTCCAGCGCCTGGGCATGAGCTTCGGCGCCGATACCAACGCCCACACCACTTTCGACGAGACGGTCTACAAGTTTGAGCTGCCCGACTTGAAAGAGCAGACCCTCGACACCGCCATGCTCGCCTTGCGCGACTACGCCGACGGCCTCCTGCTGCTGCAGGAAGAGGTGGACCGCGAGCGCGGCGTCATCCTCAGCGAGATGCGCGACCGCGACAACGCCGACTACCGTGCGTCGATCGACGGCTTCCGTTGGACGCTCCCGTATTCGCTGATCCCCAACCGCATGCCCATCGGCCAGACGCAGGAGCTGAAGGCGATGATGGCGGAAGATTTTCGCGATTATTACGACTCCTGGTATACGCTCGACCGCATGGCCGTGGTCGCAGTGGGCGATGCCGACCCGGAGCAGATCAAGGCGTCCATCGAGCAGCACTTTGCTTCCATGGAGCCGCTGGAAGAGACGCTGCCCGACCCGGCGCTCGGCGGCATTCTGAGCCGAGGCGAGGCCTTCAGCGTCTACAGCGATCCGGAGTTGACCGCGACCGAGGTCTCCATCGCCACCTCGCGCTACCCGATGTATGACCGCGACAGCAAGGAGGCCCGCTTTTACCAGTTGGCCATCGACGCCGCCAACCTGATGCTCGACCGCCGCCTCGAAGAGCTGGCCAAGCAGGAAGGCGCCCCCTTTACCTCCGCCCACAGCTACGGCTACACCATGCTCAACTTCGTCGAGTTTGCCGGCATCTACGCCCGCACCTCGCCTGAGCAGTGGGAGCAGGCCCTGCCGCTGATCGAGCAGGAGCTGCGGCGTTCGCTGGAGCACGGCTTTACCCAGTCCGAGCTCGAAGTCTTTCTCGCCAATCAGCAAAACATGCTGGAGACGGCGGTTGCGCAGGCCCCTTCCCGCCAATCTCGCTCCTTGGCCGACGAATTCGTTGCGCTGCTGAGCAAGGGCAAGGTGTATCTCGACGCCGAGCAGCAGTTGGAGCTTTTTGAAGAATACCGCGCGCATCTGACCCCCGAGGTGGTGCTCGATGCCTGGCGCGCCGCCTGGTCGACCGACGACCGCATGGTGCGGCTCGAAAGCCAGGCGCGCGATGCCGATGCAGCCCTCAAGCTGCGCCGTGGCTATGAGGCCAGCCGAAAGACGGAGGTGGAACCCTACGAAGACCGCGAGTTGGGCGAGTTTGCCTACGCCGAGTGGGGAGAGCCGGCCAAGGTAGTGAGCCGCGAGCCGGTGGAAGGCCTCGAAAACACGCTGCGCGTCGAGTTCGACAACCACGTGGTGCTCTACCTCAAGAAGACTGCCTTCGAGCAAAACAATGTGCGCGTGGCCGCTACGCTGGGCAGTGGCATGCTGACCCTCCAGCCGGATCAGCGCGGCCTGGCCATGTTTACGGAGGCGACCTTTATTTCCGGCGGCCTGGAGGCCCACAGCGCGGACGACCTCAACCGCCTCTTGGCCGGCCACAACGTGGGTGCCAGCTTCTCGGTGGGTGAGGACGCCTTTACGCTGGCTGGCGTTACCACGATGGACGACCTCGACCTGCAGCTCGACTTGATGGTGGCCTACCTCACGCACCCCGGCTATCGCGAAGAGGCCGCCCGCCGCTTCCGCCAGACGCTGCCGCAGATCTATCAGTCGATCCTGCACACCGCCGACGGTGTCGCGGCCGACAAGGTGGCCGCCTACCTGAGCGGGGACGATTTTCGGTTCGGCTTTGCGCCCATGGAAACCGTCGCGAGCCGTCAACTGGACGAGGTCAAGGCCTGGCTGACGCCTGCCTTGCAAAAGAGCAAGCTGGAGCTGGCCGTCGTCGGCGACATCGACGAGCAGGCCGTGATCGACGCCGTGGCCGCCACCTTCGGTGCCTTGCCCGACCGCGAGACGAAGCTGCCGGACTACCCGAAGTCACGCAAGCTCGAGCAGCCGACGCCGCCCGATGCGAAGACCTTCACCTTTGGCAGCGAGTTGCCCAAGGCACGCGTCATCGTGGCGTGGCCCACCGTCGATATGGACGACATCTTCCTCGTCCGTCGTCTCAGTATGCTGGCCGACATCTTCGACGACCGCATGCGCCTGAAGATCCGCGAAGCCATCGGCCAGGCCTACAGCCCCTACGCCTACAATCTGTCGAGTCAGGTCTACGAAGGTTATGGCTACCTGCGGGCGGTCGTGGATTGCGACCCCGAGCACGCCGAGGAAATCGCGGGCCTGCTGGTCGAGATCGGCGACAACCTCTCGCATGAGGGCTTTGACGAAGACGAGTTCCAACGCCTCCTGCTGCCGCGCATCAAGGCGCTGGAGCAGCAACAGCGTAACAACCCCTACTGGCTGGGTCGCGTGCTGCTGGGCGCCGATTCGCACCCCGAACAGCTCGAATGGTCGCGCTCGCTTTTCATCGACTACCCGAAGATGACGGCAGCCGAAGTCCTCCCGCTGGCCGAGCAATACCTCCAGCCCGACCGCGCCCTCCGCATCATCATCCAGCCCGTGCCCCTCGAAGGCGACGCACCAACGGAGTAGGACCACAAAACAAGGATTCTTTTCAGCTCCGGCCTCTTCAGTGAGGTCGGAGCTTTTTTATTCACCAGAAAAAGCAGAAAAGGCAGAGAAGCGCGGCAATCGATTTTCCTATCAAAGATGAGAAATTAAAATGGTAAGGCCATACAGTCGTCTTCCTGATCATTTCTCTGCCTTCTCTGGTAAACCTCTATTTTCAATTCGACCAAAGCAGAAACCCCGGCTCGTGCTGAACCGGGGTCTACTCGTCGTCAAATCAAGCGGGTGAAGGCTTAGCCGTTGAAGCCGCCGTCGACGTTCAACGAAATGCCGGTAGTGAAGGCTGCGCCCGGGCTGGCGAGGTAGGAGACGGCGGCGGCGATTTCCTCCGCCTTGCCGTGGCGCTTGATCGAAAGCAGCGCACGCTGAGCGTCGGCTCCGGGACCGTCGGCCGGGTTCATGTCGGTGTCGATCGGGCCGGGCTGGATGTTGTTGACGGTGATGCCGCGCGGGCCGAGGTCGCGGGCAGCCCCACGGGTCAGGCCAGCGACGGCAGATTTGGTCGCAGAGTAGACCGACAGGCCGGGCAGGGGTGTGCTGTCGCCCAAGACGCTGCCGATGTTGATGATGCGACCGCCTTCCTTGAGGTAGCCGGCTGCCGTCTTGATCGCGACGAAGACCCCGCGCACGTTCACCGCAAACTGGCGGTCGAAGTCTTCGAGCGAGGTCTGGTCGATAGGCCCACCAGCGGCGACGCCGGCGTTGTTGACGAGGATGTCGAGCCCGCCCAGCTCCTTGGCGGCCTGATGGATGGCGTTTTCGACGGCCTCCGGGCGGGCGGAATCCGCCTGGATCGCGAGGGCGCGGACGCCGAGGGTCTGGACCTGCTCGGCCAGTGCGTTGGCCTTGTCGGCCGAGCTGACGTAGGTAAAGGCGACGTGCGCGCCGTCGGCGGCGAGGCGGCGGACGATGGCTGCGCCGAGACCGCGAGAACCGCCCGTGACGAGGGCGATCTTGCCGGCGAGCGGCGCGTGGGAAGCGGAGGTGGTGGCAGTGGTTTGGCTCATGTGCGTGCTGAACTGGTTGTTTGTGTAATGATCATTACAGATTCGATTTTTCTGGTGCCGTCAACTCGTTTTGTAGTTTTCACTATAAAAATATTGCGACCACCCGATTTGTGCCCAGATTTAGAGGC
Coding sequences within:
- a CDS encoding Fur family transcriptional regulator yields the protein MAQPADHNPTDMDAARETFREFLGRKGLRVTNQRMAIFEAAYRNPQHFTAEELLDQARAIDRSVSRATVYRTLPILTESNLVREIDVGKDYKFYLASQGKQVERAQVVDLENDKIYEIDAPFLEWYARSIAEKVGLEAVSSRLQVQARPIRPNPAPKE
- a CDS encoding bifunctional nuclease family protein — its product is MNKDVVRVSIKGVMPTSNGCAIFLGPEEKTFIIYVDTMIGRAISDIVNQVSRERPMTHDLMANILVGLGVELTRVVINDVVERTFYARMILKMDNELGSKIVEIDARPSDAIALALHENKPILAARRVVDSEEDMTELLERILKEQE
- a CDS encoding 3-oxoacyl-ACP reductase family protein; amino-acid sequence: MSQTTATTSASHAPLAGKIALVTGGSRGLGAAIVRRLAADGAHVAFTYVSSADKANALAEQVQTLGVRALAIQADSARPEAVENAIHQAAKELGGLDILVNNAGVAAGGPIDQTSLEDFDRQFAVNVRGVFVAIKTAAGYLKEGGRIINIGSVLGDSTPLPGLSVYSATKSAVAGLTRGAARDLGPRGITVNNIQPGPIDTDMNPADGPGADAQRALLSIKRHGKAEEIAAAVSYLASPGAAFTTGISLNVDGGFNG
- a CDS encoding RluA family pseudouridine synthase, with the protein product MPDDRHVFKRAEPIRLDALVREWLQGSWNQTRAAISTGKIWLDGQPETDIARMVIEGQLEYRPNTPRADRTAVLTDADVLAFTSDYVVVRKPEGLMTVPYENERDTLESRVRRWVEKKRQQQGRPYLGWVHRLDKETSGLCVFATSIRGKQVLQQQFQSHAAQRVYHAIVEGRALSGTIETDLVADRGDGKRSSVNKVFPHRRKNPGPTQHAITHVQATVFGQRLCQVVCHLETGRTHQIRIHLSETGTRIVGDPVYGETALPREIVPPRMFLHAVELSFTDPATGQKVTFEDPVPQVFRDFWAKVEG
- a CDS encoding tRNA-dihydrouridine synthase family protein, with amino-acid sequence MPKPLPDPIVPGQPWTALAPMQDVTDLPFMQVIGHYGPPDYFFTEYFRVHETSRLDKHILESITEQTTGRPVFAQLIGHDLVHLRRTIEELLKHPIAGIDLNMGCPAPKVYRKNVGGGLLRNPDDIAEIFAVMRDASPGLFTVKTRIGFEDTRHLDRVLELVNENRVDLLSLHGRTVKELYRSEVHYDWIRYARERVDCPMFANGNVQSATHCEEVLRETRCEGAMIGRGAIRNPWIFRQIREHFAGQPIFEPRLGDVRDYIERLWIATTKPDVPDRNRLNKMKKLLNFVGTGVDPDGAFLKEMRRAREVDDFFAICDAHLAGERAQEPFASEPYAGVVARPNCEVPIDTDDGCRL
- a CDS encoding O-acetylhomoserine aminocarboxypropyltransferase/cysteine synthase — encoded protein: MKPIPSGLGTKALHAGQKPDPATGSRAVPIYQTTSYVFRDTEHAANLFALKELGNIYTRIMNPTSDVLEQRVAALEGGTGGLAHASGSAAVTNAILNVAGAGDHIVSVSQLYGGTYNLFHYTLPKLGIEVSFVDGNDPDAFREATKDNTKAYFGESIGNPSLTIFPFEEVAAIGREFGIPLIIDNTALSPALCRPIEHGANVVVHSLTKFLGGHGTSIGGIVVDGGNFDWAASGRFPGFTTPDNSYHGLVYSDVFQSFAPAGGANIAYIMKMRLQLLRDTGNCASPFNSFMHLQGIETLHLRMERHCSNAQKVAEFLQKHEKVAWVNYPGLPDHPHHTRAQQYLTGGYGALLGFGVKGGLTAGRKFIEQLKVFSHLANIGDAKSLAIHPASTTHSQLSEKEQITTGTLPDYVRLSIGIEDPADLLADLDQALKAV
- a CDS encoding insulinase family protein, yielding MSSLGRLGAVFLAASPLLAAPQSPYASDAADWPQEASDLQPAADVVYGQLDNGLRYAIVPHQEPPGRLSLRLLVESGSLMETDAQQGIAHFLEHMAFNGSKNIEPGKLVEIFQRLGMSFGADTNAHTTFDETVYKFELPDLKEQTLDTAMLALRDYADGLLLLQEEVDRERGVILSEMRDRDNADYRASIDGFRWTLPYSLIPNRMPIGQTQELKAMMAEDFRDYYDSWYTLDRMAVVAVGDADPEQIKASIEQHFASMEPLEETLPDPALGGILSRGEAFSVYSDPELTATEVSIATSRYPMYDRDSKEARFYQLAIDAANLMLDRRLEELAKQEGAPFTSAHSYGYTMLNFVEFAGIYARTSPEQWEQALPLIEQELRRSLEHGFTQSELEVFLANQQNMLETAVAQAPSRQSRSLADEFVALLSKGKVYLDAEQQLELFEEYRAHLTPEVVLDAWRAAWSTDDRMVRLESQARDADAALKLRRGYEASRKTEVEPYEDRELGEFAYAEWGEPAKVVSREPVEGLENTLRVEFDNHVVLYLKKTAFEQNNVRVAATLGSGMLTLQPDQRGLAMFTEATFISGGLEAHSADDLNRLLAGHNVGASFSVGEDAFTLAGVTTMDDLDLQLDLMVAYLTHPGYREEAARRFRQTLPQIYQSILHTADGVAADKVAAYLSGDDFRFGFAPMETVASRQLDEVKAWLTPALQKSKLELAVVGDIDEQAVIDAVAATFGALPDRETKLPDYPKSRKLEQPTPPDAKTFTFGSELPKARVIVAWPTVDMDDIFLVRRLSMLADIFDDRMRLKIREAIGQAYSPYAYNLSSQVYEGYGYLRAVVDCDPEHAEEIAGLLVEIGDNLSHEGFDEDEFQRLLLPRIKALEQQQRNNPYWLGRVLLGADSHPEQLEWSRSLFIDYPKMTAAEVLPLAEQYLQPDRALRIIIQPVPLEGDAPTE